From one Gemmatimonadales bacterium genomic stretch:
- the ahcY gene encoding adenosylhomocysteinase produces the protein MTAVAPSKHPFHSMDKGREPYKVADISLAEWGRNEIRLAEFEMPGLMALRTEYKGKKPLKGAKIMGSLHMTVQTAVLIETLAELGADVRWVSCNIFSTQDHAAAAVVVGPKGTVADPSGVPVYAWKGETLEEYWWCTEQALEWPDGSGPTLLLDDGGDATLLVHKGADYEAVGAVPAFDEANDSEEWGVILEVLKRNLKTNPGKWTKIAADIRGVSEETTTGVHRLYEMMQAGTLRFPAINVNDAVTKSKFDNLYGCRHSLTDGILRASDVMLAGKVAVICGYGDVGKGCAQALKGQGARVVITEIDPICALQAAMEGYQVTTLEEMVGTADIFITATGNKQVISAAQMARMKDKAIVGNIGHFDNEIDMAGLKKLSGVKRVNIKPQFDEYVFPDGHSVLILAEGRLLNLGCATGHPSFVMSASFTNQVMAQIELHTSADKYEKKVYTLPKHLDEKVARLHLGKLGVKLTQLSPEQAAYLGVKPEGPYKPDHYRY, from the coding sequence ATGACTGCCGTCGCTCCCAGCAAGCATCCCTTCCACTCCATGGACAAGGGCCGCGAGCCCTACAAGGTGGCCGACATCTCGCTCGCCGAGTGGGGTCGCAACGAGATCCGCCTGGCCGAGTTCGAGATGCCCGGCCTGATGGCGCTCCGCACCGAGTACAAGGGCAAGAAGCCGTTGAAGGGGGCCAAGATCATGGGCTCACTCCACATGACGGTGCAGACCGCGGTGCTGATCGAGACTCTCGCCGAGCTCGGCGCCGACGTGCGCTGGGTCAGCTGCAACATCTTCTCCACCCAGGATCATGCGGCCGCGGCCGTCGTCGTGGGACCGAAGGGGACCGTGGCAGACCCGAGCGGCGTGCCGGTCTATGCCTGGAAGGGTGAAACACTTGAGGAATACTGGTGGTGCACCGAGCAGGCGCTCGAGTGGCCCGACGGCTCCGGCCCAACCCTCCTCCTCGACGACGGCGGCGACGCCACGCTGCTGGTGCACAAGGGTGCCGACTATGAAGCGGTGGGCGCGGTGCCGGCGTTCGACGAGGCGAACGACTCCGAGGAGTGGGGCGTCATCCTCGAGGTGCTGAAGCGGAACCTCAAGACCAATCCCGGCAAGTGGACCAAGATTGCCGCGGACATCCGCGGGGTCTCCGAGGAGACCACCACCGGCGTGCACCGGCTCTACGAGATGATGCAGGCCGGCACCCTCCGTTTCCCGGCCATCAACGTCAACGACGCCGTGACCAAGTCGAAGTTCGACAACCTCTACGGCTGCCGGCACTCGCTGACCGACGGCATCCTCCGCGCCAGCGACGTGATGCTCGCCGGCAAGGTGGCGGTCATCTGCGGCTATGGCGATGTGGGCAAGGGATGCGCGCAGGCGCTCAAGGGCCAGGGCGCCCGGGTGGTCATCACCGAGATCGACCCGATCTGTGCGCTGCAGGCGGCCATGGAGGGATACCAGGTCACCACGCTGGAAGAGATGGTAGGCACCGCGGACATCTTCATCACCGCCACCGGCAACAAGCAGGTCATCAGCGCGGCGCAGATGGCCCGCATGAAGGACAAGGCCATCGTCGGCAACATCGGCCACTTCGACAACGAAATCGACATGGCCGGGCTTAAGAAGCTCTCCGGCGTGAAGCGGGTCAACATCAAGCCGCAGTTCGATGAATATGTCTTCCCCGACGGGCACAGCGTGCTGATCCTGGCCGAGGGGCGGCTTCTCAACCTCGGCTGCGCCACGGGGCACCCGAGCTTCGTGATGTCGGCCAGCTTCACCAACCAGGTGATGGCGCAGATCGAGCTCCACACCAGCGCCGACAAGTACGAGAAGAAGGTGTACACCCTGCCGAAGCATCTCGACGAGAAGGTGGCGCGGCTCCACTTGGGCAAGCTCGGCGTGAAGCTGACCCAGCTCTCGCCGGAGCAGGCCGCCTATCTCGGCGTCAAGCCGGAGGGGCCGTACAAGCCGGATCACTACCGGTATTAG
- a CDS encoding serine/threonine-protein kinase has translation MTDEQTRLDAALGDHYTIVREVGAGGMATVFLARDVKHDRQVALKVLKPELAAALGSERFPREIRIVAQFNHPHILSLYDSGEAEGFLYYVMPFVEGESLAERLHREKQLPVPDAVRILREVADALAYSHSRGVVHRDIKPGNVLLSGRHAVVTDFGVAKAVSAAGGDKLTTVGIAVGTPSYMAPEQAMGETDIDARADIYALGILGYEMLAGRLPFEAKTAQGILAAHVMEAPKDIREVRPGVPDPLADALMRCLAKNPADRWQTADELVSHLEMIGSTPSGGITPTHTRPVPKVTLPRTKSPRSWIMGVVAAVVLIGGAIGAWAMTRGGGGSGRIEKVGVLKINDISGQDSLFVRAMQDALNTALAQIGTVGVAPVSDMLRYADGSTPDREVAAKLGLDALVVTSVFRAGNVMRITVQFSDPVTTRSLWSDTYERDVSDVLAAQSDIVTRIANGIRGALDPEALASTDGARP, from the coding sequence GTGACTGACGAACAGACCCGCCTCGACGCCGCCCTCGGCGACCACTACACGATTGTCCGTGAAGTCGGTGCCGGAGGCATGGCCACCGTCTTCCTGGCCCGCGACGTCAAGCACGACCGCCAGGTGGCCCTCAAGGTGCTCAAGCCGGAGCTTGCCGCCGCCCTCGGCTCCGAGCGGTTCCCCCGCGAGATCCGGATCGTCGCCCAGTTCAACCATCCCCATATCCTCTCGCTCTACGATTCCGGCGAGGCCGAGGGCTTTCTCTACTACGTGATGCCGTTTGTCGAGGGGGAATCCCTTGCCGAGCGGCTGCACCGCGAGAAGCAGCTGCCGGTGCCCGATGCCGTGCGCATCCTCCGCGAGGTGGCCGACGCCCTCGCCTATTCGCACTCGCGCGGGGTGGTGCACCGCGACATCAAGCCCGGCAACGTCCTCCTCTCCGGCCGCCACGCCGTGGTCACCGACTTCGGCGTGGCCAAGGCGGTCTCAGCGGCCGGCGGCGACAAGCTGACCACCGTCGGCATCGCCGTCGGGACGCCGTCGTACATGGCGCCCGAGCAGGCGATGGGTGAGACCGACATCGACGCCCGGGCCGATATCTACGCCCTCGGCATCCTCGGCTACGAGATGCTGGCCGGTCGGCTGCCTTTCGAGGCGAAGACGGCACAGGGTATCCTCGCGGCGCATGTGATGGAGGCGCCGAAGGACATCCGCGAGGTGCGGCCCGGCGTGCCCGACCCGTTGGCCGACGCGCTGATGCGCTGCCTGGCCAAGAACCCCGCCGACCGCTGGCAGACCGCCGACGAACTGGTGAGCCACCTCGAGATGATCGGCTCCACGCCGAGCGGGGGCATCACGCCGACGCACACGCGGCCGGTGCCGAAGGTCACCTTGCCGCGGACGAAGTCCCCCCGGTCGTGGATCATGGGTGTGGTGGCGGCGGTGGTACTCATTGGGGGAGCCATCGGCGCGTGGGCCATGACGCGTGGTGGCGGCGGCAGCGGCCGCATCGAGAAGGTCGGCGTTCTCAAGATCAACGACATCTCGGGGCAGGACTCACTCTTCGTCCGGGCGATGCAGGATGCCCTCAACACCGCCCTGGCCCAGATCGGGACGGTTGGGGTGGCACCGGTGTCCGACATGCTGCGCTACGCCGACGGCAGCACGCCCGACCGCGAGGTGGCGGCCAAGCTCGGCCTCGACGCCCTGGTGGTCACGTCGGTATTCCGGGCCGGCAACGTCATGCGCATCACGGTGCAGTTCAGCGACCCGGTCACCACCCGCAGCCTCTGGTCCGACACCTACGAACGCGACGTGAGCGACGTGCTCGCGGCGCAGAGCGACATTGTCACTCGCATTGCCAACGGCATCCGTGGGGCGCTCGACCCCGAAGCCCTGGCCTCCACCGATGGAGCGCGTCCATGA
- a CDS encoding DUF4136 domain-containing protein, with amino-acid sequence MRRTLLPIAALVLFACGPSITVTRDDAIPMPGAATYVWGPPPQHVPNEQGIVEQSPVINQRIKTAIDNELRNKGYRLTDSAQAAFMVRYAVGSKFQQTEVNDQVSTGAGVASTNACGGASCWTGWDYGWYGTQTTDVSTRHSGVVVDLVDLKSGTLAWRGIYAKEATGKVPTQEAVQEAVDKLFAKLPAVGK; translated from the coding sequence ATGCGCCGCACCCTTCTGCCGATTGCCGCCCTCGTGCTCTTCGCCTGTGGCCCCTCCATCACCGTCACTCGCGACGACGCCATCCCGATGCCCGGCGCCGCCACCTATGTGTGGGGGCCGCCGCCGCAGCACGTCCCCAACGAGCAGGGCATCGTGGAACAGAGTCCGGTCATCAACCAGCGGATCAAGACCGCCATCGACAACGAGCTCAGGAACAAGGGCTATCGCCTGACCGACTCGGCGCAGGCGGCGTTCATGGTGCGCTACGCGGTAGGCTCGAAGTTTCAGCAGACCGAGGTGAACGACCAGGTGTCCACCGGCGCCGGCGTCGCCAGCACCAATGCCTGCGGCGGGGCGTCCTGCTGGACCGGCTGGGACTACGGCTGGTACGGCACCCAGACCACCGACGTCTCGACCCGGCACTCCGGCGTCGTGGTGGACCTGGTGGACCTCAAGTCCGGGACCCTGGCCTGGCGCGGGATCTACGCGAAGGAAGCCACCGGCAAGGTTCCCACGCAGGAAGCGGTGCAGGAGGCGGTGGACAAGCTCTTCGCCAAGCTCCCGGCCGTCGGGAAGTAG
- a CDS encoding DUF4136 domain-containing protein, translated as MSVRLLSLAGAALLISCGPSVTSQVNPNVVVPAGATYAWVGTENVNGGDPIVSNEIVHSMIKQSIQAQMAAKGYKLVTNNADAKFYVRYYFGTKTQTSYVTTSTGVGYGPGWGYGWGYGGMGMTTTQPVETTQGNAIIDLVEMGSNTMVWRGTMTGDLSNKAPTQQKVDEATAKLMAGMPSAGPPPAKK; from the coding sequence ATGTCAGTTCGTCTTCTTTCACTCGCTGGCGCCGCGCTGCTGATCAGCTGCGGCCCGTCGGTCACAAGCCAGGTCAACCCGAACGTCGTCGTTCCTGCAGGCGCCACCTATGCCTGGGTCGGGACCGAGAACGTCAACGGCGGGGACCCGATCGTCTCCAACGAGATCGTGCACTCGATGATCAAGCAGTCCATCCAGGCGCAGATGGCCGCCAAGGGCTACAAGCTGGTGACTAACAACGCCGACGCCAAGTTCTACGTCCGCTACTACTTCGGCACCAAGACCCAGACCAGCTACGTCACCACCTCCACCGGCGTCGGGTACGGTCCGGGCTGGGGCTACGGGTGGGGCTACGGCGGGATGGGGATGACCACCACCCAGCCGGTGGAAACCACCCAGGGCAACGCCATCATCGACCTGGTCGAGATGGGCAGCAACACCATGGTGTGGCGCGGCACCATGACGGGCGACCTGAGCAACAAGGCGCCCACGCAACAGAAGGTGGATGAGGCGACCGCGAAGCTCATGGCCGGGATGCCCTCCGCCGGCCCGCCGCCAGCCAAGAAGTAG